From Methanosarcina lacustris Z-7289, one genomic window encodes:
- a CDS encoding DUF2769 domain-containing protein, giving the protein MSDITLKAREIYGRYFGICSSYHNLKACVCKTCPSYPGGTGIFCARGNSGRRVKKEGCLCQLPVTKLAGM; this is encoded by the coding sequence ATGTCCGATATTACTCTGAAAGCCAGGGAAATATATGGGAGGTATTTCGGGATCTGCAGTTCATACCACAACCTGAAAGCCTGTGTTTGCAAAACCTGCCCATCTTATCCGGGGGGCACAGGTATATTCTGTGCCAGAGGCAATAGTGGGAGAAGGGTGAAAAAAGAGGGATGTCTCTGTCAACTACCCGTCACTAAATTGGCAGGCATGTAA
- a CDS encoding PAS domain-containing protein, with product MGFNQIAESDELILDEALERQRILETVINNSPVMAFLWTPEKNWPASYVSGNVTQLGYSAEDFLTGRIIYTNIIHSEDIDRVRKELIRCCEIGKDDFVNRYRVLTGTGEIRWVEEKTFIQRDERGNVANFQGIIRDVTSEIKNEKSLHDALESQKALMEKQKALMERQKALETVINNSPVVVFLWKAEKYWPTLYVSENVRQFGYAPEDFISGRVLYGKIVHPEDLLLVELELEENCEEGGKEFYRQYRILTKNGEVRWVEEKTFIQRNQEGQVTNFQGIIEDITEKIKKI from the coding sequence ATGGGATTCAATCAAATAGCTGAAAGCGACGAACTGATTCTTGATGAAGCACTCGAAAGGCAGCGAATTCTGGAAACCGTGATCAATAACAGTCCTGTAATGGCATTTCTCTGGACCCCGGAAAAAAACTGGCCTGCAAGCTACGTCTCGGGAAACGTAACCCAGCTAGGGTACAGCGCAGAAGACTTCCTTACGGGCAGGATAATATATACAAACATAATCCATTCCGAAGATATAGACCGGGTAAGAAAAGAACTCATCAGATGCTGTGAAATCGGAAAAGATGATTTTGTCAATAGATACAGGGTTCTTACAGGTACAGGAGAGATCCGATGGGTGGAAGAAAAGACCTTTATCCAGCGCGATGAAAGAGGAAATGTGGCTAATTTCCAGGGGATAATCAGGGACGTTACTTCCGAGATAAAAAATGAAAAATCATTGCATGATGCCCTTGAGAGCCAGAAAGCCCTGATGGAGAAACAAAAAGCCCTGATGGAGCGGCAGAAAGCACTGGAGACGGTGATCAATAACAGCCCTGTGGTAGTTTTTCTCTGGAAAGCAGAAAAATACTGGCCCACACTCTATGTCTCTGAAAATGTCCGGCAGTTCGGGTACGCTCCTGAAGATTTTATCTCAGGAAGAGTCCTCTACGGAAAGATCGTCCATCCTGAAGACCTTCTCCTTGTGGAACTCGAACTTGAGGAAAACTGTGAAGAAGGAGGTAAAGAATTTTATAGGCAGTACCGCATCCTGACAAAGAACGGGGAGGTACGCTGGGTAGAAGAAAAAACCTTTATTCAGCGCAACCAGGAAGGGCAGGTGACCAATTTCCAGGGCATTATCGAAGACATAACCGAAAAAATCAAAAAAATCTGA
- a CDS encoding helix-turn-helix transcriptional regulator, whose translation MEDSLIDLIFLSDKRKKVLLLLLEGPKDINTIKKILKASATSVQPQVKILREKHLIVQDKDLYRLSEMGKIIVEKMKPLLETLSVLEENVDYWVDRDISKIPPFLLSRVSELGHCIIIEPRIEHMFEMIPEFVKNAEEAKKFEAVISYFHPLFPSFFLGLAEKGTSVSLILPESILKRWVDNDYREQTRQFLQIGNTKLLVCKDCEMTPNIVAADNFMGIALFPKEAAFGRKYLISFEPGALAWGKELYEYYEQSAEQIQNIDSYASSTP comes from the coding sequence ATGGAAGACTCTTTAATTGACCTTATTTTCCTGTCTGATAAAAGAAAAAAAGTGCTTCTTCTTCTGCTTGAAGGGCCAAAAGACATCAATACAATAAAAAAAATCCTTAAAGCAAGTGCAACTTCAGTTCAGCCCCAGGTAAAAATTCTCAGGGAAAAACACCTTATAGTTCAGGACAAAGATCTCTACAGGCTTAGTGAGATGGGGAAAATCATAGTCGAGAAGATGAAACCTCTGCTTGAAACTCTTTCTGTACTGGAAGAAAATGTAGATTACTGGGTTGACAGGGATATTAGTAAAATTCCTCCTTTTCTCCTGAGCCGTGTAAGCGAACTCGGACACTGCATTATAATTGAACCCCGGATAGAACATATGTTCGAAATGATTCCAGAGTTTGTAAAAAATGCTGAAGAAGCAAAAAAGTTCGAGGCAGTCATTTCTTATTTTCATCCTCTCTTTCCGTCTTTTTTTCTCGGGCTTGCAGAAAAAGGTACATCTGTTTCACTGATTCTCCCCGAATCAATTCTTAAAAGGTGGGTTGATAATGATTACAGGGAACAGACCAGGCAATTTCTTCAAATAGGGAATACTAAACTCCTGGTCTGCAAAGACTGTGAAATGACTCCTAATATTGTGGCGGCAGACAACTTCATGGGAATAGCTCTTTTTCCGAAGGAGGCTGCTTTTGGCCGAAAATACTTGATAAGCTTTGAACCCGGAGCTCTTGCCTGGGGCAAAGAACTCTATGAATACTACGAACAAAGCGCGGAACAAATCCAGAATATCGACAGCTACGCCAGCAGTACACCCTGA
- a CDS encoding acyltransferase, with protein MINRKNIALYLSKITPGSYPLKTGRYILTAINRVIARIITSGSYLQKTCSHIPIVIDGLVTPIILFMTKLIFIDTSLRPLWKIRGLILFPFIKCASVPYIGIDVYFIELLTRKYVFGKNVRISNSCKLIGPVTIGDNVAMSNNVEVRHHTVIGNNVGIGPYTLFVTDTHELGNEKKRVGKHLTKEIIIEDGCWIGANVIVLGGVTIGAGSVIAAGSVVAADVKPNSLVEGERAKEIRTLRRMNNFRRS; from the coding sequence ATGATTAATCGAAAAAATATAGCTCTTTATCTGTCAAAAATAACTCCTGGTTCTTATCCACTAAAAACAGGTAGATATATACTAACAGCAATCAATAGAGTTATCGCTCGCATTATAACTTCTGGCTCTTATCTACAAAAAACATGTAGTCATATACCAATAGTAATCGATGGACTTGTCACTCCTATTATCTTATTTATGACAAAATTGATTTTTATAGACACATCATTAAGACCATTGTGGAAGATCAGAGGGCTTATATTATTTCCTTTTATAAAATGTGCTTCAGTTCCATATATTGGGATCGATGTCTACTTCATTGAATTGTTAACTCGAAAGTATGTTTTCGGGAAAAACGTTCGTATTTCAAATTCTTGTAAGTTAATCGGCCCAGTAACAATTGGGGATAACGTAGCAATGAGTAATAATGTTGAGGTGAGGCATCATACTGTTATTGGTAATAATGTTGGTATAGGACCATATACACTATTTGTTACTGACACTCATGAATTAGGAAATGAAAAAAAAAGAGTCGGAAAACACTTAACTAAAGAAATAATTATTGAAGATGGATGTTGGATTGGAGCAAACGTTATAGTTTTAGGCGGAGTGACAATTGGTGCAGGATCTGTTATAGCTGCAGGATCTGTCGTAGCCGCGGATGTGAAACCCAACTCATTAGTAGAAGGTGAAAGAGCGAAAGAAATCAGGACGTTGAGGCGTATGAATAACTTCAGAAGATCGTAA
- a CDS encoding DUF523 domain-containing protein, whose product MKKLESYEISPASKESETCDSVDEVVVVGHCLLNPLARLKGIKPATPVDTKGRNVIQLPCPEAMFFGMRRREITKDQLDHPSYRRFCRKIFTPLADLLEDLAANGTNIRIIGVPKSPSCGVEITSVGGEPGKVKEFHHSHAQGPGVFMEEIIKELEKRGVRFEIEDVHQ is encoded by the coding sequence ATGAAAAAACTGGAATCTTACGAAATCTCTCCGGCCTCCAAAGAATCCGAAACATGCGACAGCGTGGATGAAGTTGTTGTCGTTGGCCACTGCCTGCTTAACCCCCTTGCAAGACTCAAAGGCATAAAGCCAGCCACTCCGGTTGACACAAAAGGAAGGAACGTGATCCAGCTCCCCTGCCCCGAAGCCATGTTCTTCGGAATGAGGCGCCGGGAAATCACGAAAGACCAGCTCGATCATCCATCCTACAGGCGCTTCTGCCGGAAAATCTTCACCCCACTTGCAGACCTCCTCGAAGACCTCGCAGCCAACGGCACAAACATAAGGATAATCGGTGTCCCGAAAAGCCCCTCCTGTGGCGTGGAAATCACAAGCGTCGGTGGCGAGCCCGGAAAAGTAAAAGAATTCCACCACAGCCATGCCCAGGGACCGGGTGTGTTTATGGAAGAGATTATAAAGGAGCTTGAAAAGCGCGGGGTTAGGTTTGAGATAGAGGATGTCCACCAGTAA
- a CDS encoding IS1634 family transposase yields the protein MNNNIKQRAFPTIPNKNICLPIGTTMAVQYFFEKLNFYDIFSKYKSKGLDINSLLIGLVSYKLIENFSIKEASNWMNQAEVLDLLNLKSFNERVLYRTLETIGRHKEEILYDILNCLFSEYDFEHTDINLDWTSIVIYGIKSKLGKYGYSRDHRPDKLQITVGISELSDPINIPIGVTVNKGNVLDLEHFSDTYNQVKSKLKKGSLIVFDKGANTIKNIKIIQKDKMEYLTSMKLNTSDDKIIEKFDPKKAELRDPEEGLYGIKIVKPNSIKYFYFSESLQKRQLESKARAVLKKLKEAKEIQKAIVNKKKLPKKFRIDNELIEIEYSFRTKLEELSDEEAIELLKASLINGREGFFCLKSSKDLTLEEALKIYRRKDSIEKIFHSLKNEIQIKPLRVWSDDSIYGAIILGFIAQLFISLMRYEFEDLKHRSTKFIKKSLKNLTLTVNFLKNGVKQYIFANFDKINSLFVTRMSEIS from the coding sequence ATGAATAACAACATAAAACAAAGAGCATTTCCTACAATTCCTAACAAGAATATATGTCTTCCTATTGGAACAACAATGGCTGTTCAATACTTTTTTGAAAAACTCAATTTTTACGACATTTTTAGCAAGTATAAAAGTAAAGGTCTCGACATCAATAGTTTACTGATTGGATTGGTGAGCTATAAGCTCATCGAGAATTTCAGTATCAAAGAAGCAAGTAACTGGATGAATCAAGCTGAAGTTCTCGACCTCTTAAATCTTAAGTCCTTCAACGAAAGAGTCCTTTACAGAACCCTTGAAACCATTGGAAGACACAAAGAGGAAATTCTCTATGATATCTTGAACTGTCTATTTTCGGAATATGATTTTGAACACACAGACATAAATCTGGACTGGACAAGTATAGTCATTTACGGGATTAAATCCAAACTTGGTAAATATGGATATAGTAGAGACCACAGACCTGATAAACTGCAAATAACAGTTGGAATTAGTGAACTTTCCGACCCTATTAACATACCTATTGGAGTTACGGTGAATAAAGGAAATGTTCTTGATCTGGAACATTTTTCTGATACATACAATCAAGTGAAAAGTAAACTCAAAAAAGGCTCTCTTATTGTTTTTGATAAAGGCGCTAATACCATAAAAAATATCAAGATAATACAGAAAGATAAGATGGAGTATCTCACCTCCATGAAACTGAACACAAGTGACGACAAAATAATTGAGAAATTTGATCCGAAAAAAGCGGAACTGAGAGATCCCGAAGAAGGTTTATATGGAATAAAAATAGTCAAGCCAAACAGCATTAAATATTTTTATTTCTCTGAATCTTTACAGAAAAGACAGTTAGAATCAAAAGCAAGAGCTGTTTTGAAGAAATTAAAGGAAGCAAAAGAGATTCAGAAGGCCATAGTAAACAAGAAAAAGCTTCCTAAGAAGTTCAGAATAGATAATGAGTTGATTGAGATTGAATACTCTTTTAGGACTAAGCTCGAAGAGCTTAGTGATGAAGAAGCAATAGAACTTCTAAAAGCTTCACTGATTAATGGAAGAGAAGGATTTTTTTGCCTTAAATCAAGCAAGGATTTGACACTTGAAGAAGCATTGAAAATATACCGAAGAAAAGATTCCATTGAAAAAATATTCCACTCGTTAAAAAATGAAATTCAAATTAAGCCGTTAAGAGTGTGGTCAGATGATAGCATTTATGGAGCTATTATCCTGGGATTTATTGCCCAGTTATTCATATCGCTGATGCGATATGAATTTGAGGACCTGAAACATAGGTCTACAAAATTCATCAAAAAAAGCTTGAAGAATTTGACACTTACAGTCAATTTCTTGAAAAATGGGGTCAAACAGTATATTTTCGCTAATTTTGACAAGATCAATAGCTTGTTTGTAACAAGAATGAGTGAGATTTCGTAG
- a CDS encoding TolB family protein produces the protein MTVGNATAGSEQNSAIYEDRIVWQDDSNGNWDIQMYNVSTSTETQITTGEADQQNPDIYGDRIVWQDSRNGRSGYYWDLTRNWDIYMYDLSTSTETRITTNESSQSSPAIYGDKIVWQDNRNGNQDIYMYDISTSTETQITHNVSDQLYPDIYEDRIVWVEGGAIYMYNISTSTETQVTPYFWGLGEEYTGDLNSVPFIYGDKIVSSAETITGNYLINMYDLSNSTKRMIGEVDADSCSPAIYGDIIVWEDGRNNSPGDGNRDIYMYDLSTSTETQITTNLSRQADPAIYGDRIVWTDERNAKTYNDMSDIYMYDLSTSKETQLTTVAEDDLAQGTETRITTNGGEQEYPAIYKDRVVWRDWRNGNQHDFENGDIYMYDISTSTETQITFNKSCQVNPDIYEDRIVWADDRNGNWDIYMYNLTTSRETQITTNNSNQGDPAIYGDRIVWVDQRNVYPNNDIYMYDLSTHKETQITTNGSGQQSPKIYGDKIVWQDERNGDDYNRNSDIYMYDLSASKEIQITTNGSYQGIPDIYGDRIVWTDDHNGNWDIYMYDISNSTETRIPIRGGDKQDANIYGDKIVWDENSKLNGDHDIYMYDLSTSTESRITTNASYPKGPVIYGDRIVWHDGRNGNADIYMFTLASAEVPTPDGNETNEGNGTSNGTGNGTQVPDNNSDNGAGNGTGNETEVPDNNSDNGTGNETGNGTQVPDNCSAELTPLDNMQALKEYVECTYECHENTKTELTSLLDTSMCYCENGEDEKAVSMLNSFIHLAEKMKECKQVSADEADYMVREAKKIIDQIEAN, from the coding sequence ATGACAGTAGGGAACGCAACTGCAGGTTCGGAACAGAACTCTGCTATCTACGAAGACAGGATAGTGTGGCAGGATGACAGCAATGGAAACTGGGATATTCAAATGTACAATGTTTCCACTTCCACTGAAACTCAGATCACCACTGGTGAAGCAGACCAGCAGAACCCTGATATCTATGGGGACAGGATAGTTTGGCAGGACAGTCGCAATGGAAGAAGCGGGTATTATTGGGACCTCACTAGAAACTGGGATATCTACATGTACGACCTTTCCACTTCCACTGAAACCCGGATAACTACCAATGAATCAAGTCAGAGTTCCCCCGCTATTTATGGTGATAAAATCGTGTGGCAGGATAACCGAAATGGAAACCAGGATATCTACATGTACGATATCTCCACTTCCACGGAGACTCAGATCACACACAACGTATCAGATCAGTTATATCCTGATATTTACGAAGACAGGATAGTATGGGTTGAAGGAGGAGCCATCTACATGTATAACATCTCCACTTCTACGGAAACCCAGGTCACACCTTACTTCTGGGGTTTGGGTGAAGAATACACAGGTGATTTGAACTCTGTTCCTTTCATCTACGGAGACAAGATTGTTTCTTCGGCTGAAACCATTACAGGAAACTACCTGATTAATATGTACGACCTCTCCAATTCCACGAAAAGAATGATCGGTGAAGTCGATGCAGATTCTTGTAGTCCTGCAATCTATGGAGATATAATAGTATGGGAAGATGGTCGTAATAATAGCCCTGGCGACGGAAACCGTGATATCTACATGTACGATCTTTCGACTTCTACTGAAACTCAGATTACCACCAATTTATCACGTCAGGCAGATCCTGCCATTTACGGGGACAGGATAGTCTGGACTGATGAGCGAAATGCTAAGACTTACAACGACATGTCAGACATCTATATGTACGATCTCTCTACTTCCAAAGAAACTCAGCTTACCACCGTTGCAGAGGACGATCTTGCACAGGGAACGGAAACAAGGATTACCACCAATGGAGGAGAACAGGAATATCCTGCTATCTACAAGGATAGAGTAGTTTGGAGGGATTGGCGAAATGGAAACCAGCATGACTTTGAAAATGGGGATATCTACATGTATGATATTTCCACGTCTACGGAAACTCAAATAACTTTCAATAAATCATGTCAGGTGAATCCAGATATCTATGAGGACAGGATAGTATGGGCAGATGACCGCAATGGAAATTGGGATATCTACATGTATAACCTCACAACCTCTAGGGAAACTCAGATCACCACCAACAACTCAAATCAGGGAGATCCTGCTATCTATGGGGACAGAATAGTATGGGTAGATCAGCGTAATGTCTATCCAAATAACGATATTTACATGTATGATCTCTCAACTCATAAGGAAACTCAAATTACTACCAATGGGTCAGGCCAGCAGTCACCTAAAATTTACGGAGACAAAATCGTGTGGCAGGATGAACGCAATGGAGACGATTATAATAGAAACTCCGATATTTACATGTACGATCTATCCGCTTCCAAAGAAATCCAGATCACTACCAATGGATCATATCAGGGAATTCCTGATATTTATGGGGACAGGATAGTTTGGACAGATGACCATAATGGGAACTGGGATATTTACATGTACGACATCTCCAATTCCACTGAAACTCGAATACCCATAAGAGGAGGAGATAAACAGGACGCTAATATCTATGGGGACAAGATAGTTTGGGATGAAAATAGTAAGCTCAATGGAGATCACGATATCTATATGTACGATCTCTCTACTTCCACGGAATCTCGGATTACCACCAATGCATCATATCCGAAGGGTCCCGTTATCTACGGTGACAGGATAGTGTGGCATGATGGACGCAATGGAAACGCCGATATCTACATGTTTACCCTTGCTTCGGCTGAGGTGCCAACTCCTGATGGCAATGAAACGAACGAGGGCAATGGGACAAGCAATGGAACAGGCAACGGTACTCAGGTTCCAGACAATAACTCCGATAATGGAGCTGGCAATGGAACAGGCAATGAAACTGAGGTTCCTGACAATAACTCCGATAATGGAACTGGCAATGAAACAGGCAACGGTACTCAGGTTCCAGACAATTGTTCTGCTGAATTAACGCCTCTTGATAATATGCAGGCTCTCAAGGAATATGTGGAATGTACATACGAATGCCATGAAAATACAAAAACAGAGCTGACCTCTCTTCTTGATACCTCAATGTGTTACTGTGAAAATGGTGAGGATGAAAAAGCCGTTTCCATGCTTAATTCCTTTATTCATCTAGCTGAAAAAATGAAGGAATGCAAGCAGGTATCGGCTGACGAAGCGGATTACATGGTCAGGGAAGCAAAGAAAATTATCGACCAGATAGAAGCAAATTAA
- a CDS encoding PKD domain-containing protein produces the protein MTVGNAAAVQEEGIRTRIISNEAEQGNPDIDGDRIVWQDSRNGGSGYSWDPTGNWDIYMYDLSTSTETQITTNESCQTNPAIYGDKIVWQDSRNGGSGDYWDPTGNWDIYMYDISTSTETQITTNESCQTNPAIYGDKIVWQDDRNGNRDIYMYDLSTSTETRITTNESNQSEPVIYGDKIVWVDELRIDDPEIAVDPYFSINNFICVYDLSTSTETRLPSGLRIWNPSIYGDIIVWDQEDSIADNNMIVMYDLSTSTSNMIAIERTASPDIYKDRIVWTQNYGDFRNHVLMYNISTFTQTELTAEGVHESGSGSLPAIYGDRIVWVPPNNGINTSGIYMFTLASAEVPESPVADFATNVSEGSAPLSVQFSDLSKNAVSFNWDFGDGANSTEKNPVHTYSTAGIYTFNLTVTNENGTNSKLATINVAEKTVPDDNETDEGEGTGNETEEGTETRITTNGSCQMWPVIYEDRIVWMDFRNGDQYLNGDIYMYNISTSTETQITTNGSNQMWPDIYGDRIVWQDSRNGGSGYSWDRTENWDIYMYDLSTSTETRITTNESSQTHPVIYEDRIVWLDERNSGSAPDDGYGGFDVYMYNLSTKKETRITKSTIPLNPDMRSSVNIYDNKIVCYMGPYGISVYNLSTRQENVISDLQSDLQLYNLAISGNRIVGTNDWEGREGDVYMYDLSTATKTKITANGSAYGGPDISGNRIVWPDRRNSDDPFNRFVLYMYDTFTSTETQITSNASVAWSYPSIYGNRIVWEDVRNGNSDIYMFTLDSAEVPTPDGNETDEGNGTGNETQVPDNNSDNGAGNGTGNGTQVPDNNSDNGAGNETGNETQVPDNNSDNGTSNGTGNGTQVPDNCSAELMPLDNMQALKEYVECTYECHENTKIGLASLLDTSMCYCENGEDEKAVSMLNSFIHLAEKMKECKQVSTNEADYMIREAKKIIDQLEAN, from the coding sequence ATGACAGTAGGGAACGCGGCTGCAGTTCAGGAAGAGGGTATAAGAACCCGGATCATTAGCAATGAAGCAGAACAAGGCAATCCTGATATCGATGGGGACAGGATAGTTTGGCAGGATAGTCGCAATGGAGGAAGCGGATATTCTTGGGATCCCACTGGAAACTGGGATATCTACATGTACGATCTATCCACTTCCACGGAAACCCAGATAACCACCAATGAATCATGTCAGACTAATCCTGCTATCTATGGCGATAAGATCGTATGGCAGGACAGTCGCAATGGGGGGAGCGGGGATTATTGGGATCCCACTGGAAATTGGGATATCTACATGTATGATATTTCCACTTCCACGGAAACCCAGATAACCACCAATGAATCATGTCAGACTAATCCTGCTATCTACGGTGATAAGATCGTGTGGCAGGATGACCGGAATGGAAACAGGGATATCTACATGTACGACCTCTCCACTTCCACGGAAACCCGGATAACCACCAACGAATCAAATCAGAGTGAGCCTGTTATTTACGGGGACAAAATAGTCTGGGTAGATGAATTGCGGATAGATGATCCGGAAATTGCCGTAGACCCATATTTCTCTATAAACAACTTTATCTGCGTGTATGATCTGTCCACTTCCACGGAAACCCGGCTTCCTTCTGGATTAAGGATATGGAATCCCTCAATCTACGGAGACATTATTGTATGGGATCAGGAAGACTCTATAGCAGACAACAACATGATTGTAATGTATGACCTCTCCACTTCCACATCAAATATGATAGCTATTGAAAGAACGGCTTCTCCTGATATCTACAAAGATAGAATAGTGTGGACTCAAAATTACGGGGATTTTAGAAATCATGTTCTCATGTATAATATTTCCACTTTCACTCAAACCGAGTTGACTGCCGAGGGTGTACATGAGTCGGGTTCTGGCAGTTTACCTGCTATTTACGGGGACAGGATTGTTTGGGTACCCCCCAACAACGGAATCAACACGAGTGGAATCTACATGTTTACCCTTGCTTCGGCTGAGGTGCCAGAATCCCCTGTTGCAGACTTCGCTACCAATGTCAGTGAAGGTTCTGCTCCCCTTTCTGTGCAGTTTTCAGATTTGTCTAAAAATGCAGTTTCTTTCAACTGGGACTTTGGAGACGGAGCTAATTCAACAGAGAAGAACCCGGTTCATACTTACTCTACAGCAGGAATCTATACATTTAACCTGACAGTAACCAATGAAAATGGTACCAATTCAAAACTTGCTACAATAAATGTTGCAGAAAAAACTGTTCCGGATGACAATGAGACCGATGAGGGCGAAGGAACCGGCAATGAAACTGAGGAGGGTACGGAAACCCGGATAACCACCAATGGATCATGTCAGATGTGGCCTGTTATCTACGAAGATAGGATAGTGTGGATGGATTTCCGCAATGGAGACCAGTATCTAAATGGGGATATCTACATGTATAATATCTCCACTTCTACAGAAACCCAGATTACCACCAATGGATCAAATCAGATGTGGCCTGATATCTACGGGGACAGGATAGTTTGGCAGGACAGTCGCAATGGAGGAAGCGGGTATTCTTGGGACCGCACTGAAAATTGGGATATCTACATGTACGACCTTTCCACTTCCACGGAAACCCGGATAACTACCAATGAATCAAGTCAAACTCATCCTGTGATCTACGAGGACAGGATAGTGTGGCTGGATGAGCGCAATTCAGGAAGTGCTCCTGATGATGGTTACGGAGGATTTGACGTCTACATGTACAATTTGTCCACTAAGAAGGAAACTCGAATAACCAAAAGCACAATACCACTTAATCCCGATATGAGATCTTCGGTAAATATTTACGACAATAAGATAGTGTGTTACATGGGTCCCTATGGCATTTCTGTATATAATCTCTCAACCAGGCAAGAAAATGTAATTTCAGACTTACAATCAGACTTACAATTATACAATCTTGCTATCTCGGGTAACAGAATAGTAGGAACAAATGACTGGGAAGGACGGGAAGGAGATGTCTACATGTACGATCTCTCCACTGCCACGAAAACTAAAATAACTGCCAACGGTTCAGCTTACGGAGGTCCTGATATCTCCGGAAACAGGATAGTGTGGCCAGATCGTCGCAATAGTGACGATCCTTTTAATAGATTCGTCCTCTATATGTATGATACCTTTACTTCCACGGAAACTCAGATAACCAGCAATGCCTCAGTAGCATGGTCTTACCCCAGTATCTATGGCAACAGGATAGTGTGGGAAGATGTACGCAATGGAAACTCCGATATCTACATGTTTACCCTTGATTCGGCTGAGGTGCCAACTCCTGATGGCAATGAAACGGATGAGGGCAATGGAACAGGCAATGAAACTCAGGTTCCTGACAATAACTCCGATAATGGAGCTGGCAATGGAACAGGCAACGGTACTCAGGTTCCAGACAATAACTCCGATAATGGAGCTGGCAATGAAACAGGCAATGAAACTCAGGTTCCAGACAATAACTCCGATAATGGGACAAGCAATGGAACAGGCAACGGTACTCAGGTTCCAGACAATTGTTCGGCTGAATTAATGCCTCTTGATAATATGCAGGCTCTCAAGGAATATGTAGAATGTACATACGAATGCCATGAAAATACAAAAATAGGGCTGGCTTCTCTCCTTGATACCTCAATGTGTTACTGTGAAAATGGTGAGGATGAAAAAGCCGTTTCCATGCTTAATTCCTTTATTCATCTAGCTGAAAAAATGAAGGAATGCAAGCAGGTCTCGACTAATGAAGCGGATTACATGATCAGGGAAGCAAAGAAAATTATCGACCAGCTAGAGGCAAATTAA
- a CDS encoding LysE family translocator, which yields MIDQSQLIYFIAASAALTFLPGPDILFVLTQSISQGKIAGIATATGLCTGILVHTSAAAFGISALVYKSALAFEIVKYAGAAYLLYLAWNALKEDDKLVSSAPIRENNTFALYRRGIFMNVLNPKVALFFLAFLPQFINTGAGSVPMQMVFLGVVFLVQAWLIFFAISVFAGTIGEKITQKPGIGKYIKWGKTGIFTVIGVKLALSHK from the coding sequence TTGATAGACCAGTCCCAGTTAATCTATTTCATTGCAGCCTCCGCAGCCCTTACATTTCTTCCGGGGCCCGATATTCTATTCGTGCTCACTCAGAGCATTTCACAGGGCAAAATCGCAGGGATTGCAACAGCAACGGGTTTGTGTACAGGCATACTTGTCCATACCAGTGCAGCTGCATTCGGGATTTCCGCCCTTGTGTATAAATCTGCTCTTGCCTTTGAAATCGTAAAATATGCCGGGGCAGCTTACCTGCTTTACCTTGCCTGGAATGCCTTAAAAGAGGATGATAAGCTGGTGTCTTCTGCCCCTATCCGGGAAAATAATACATTTGCCCTTTACAGGCGCGGGATTTTCATGAATGTCCTTAACCCTAAAGTTGCCCTTTTCTTTCTTGCATTCCTCCCCCAGTTTATAAACACTGGAGCGGGCAGTGTCCCCATGCAAATGGTATTCCTGGGAGTAGTGTTCCTGGTACAGGCCTGGCTGATCTTTTTTGCAATCTCCGTCTTTGCCGGAACTATTGGCGAAAAAATTACACAAAAGCCTGGAATCGGAAAGTACATCAAATGGGGGAAAACTGGCATCTTTACCGTAATAGGGGTAAAACTTGCTCTGTCCCATAAATAA